The Faecalibaculum rodentium genome segment AAAGCCGGGACTGGACCGGTCCTGACAGAGCACACAAAGAAACACACGGGCAGCTGATCCCTGTTGGGCAGGCTGTCCGTTTTCTTTGCAGGCAGGGTTACCGGTACAGGTCTGTTCCTGTATCGGTCAAAAAAAGCAGTAAAATGACTGCTCTTTTCCGAGAATTATCAGTGACTTTACTGCTTTTTCCTGAATTGACAGGAGTGATTCATACATTGTGCGCTCAGTTGAAATCCGGAACCAGCGGGTCCCAGATCAGCCGCTGCTGTTCTTTCAGTGCGTAGAACATGATCATGTAAAATGGCAGATACAGTATTTCTCCTTCTGCTTTCACGTCGCTTTTGCAGAAGACGATTTTCCGCTGAAACTGCCAGTCCTTTACCTGCAGTGCCTTGTCCAGAGCCCTGTGCTTTTTATAGTCTTTTCCTGATTTGATTTCCAGAATATCGATGTCTTTTCCGTTCTGCACAACAAAGTCCAGTTCTCCTGTGGACTTGGAATCATAATAAAACAAATCCAGTCCCTTCGATGCCAGCGCCTGGGCAAAGACGTTCTCCAGAATACTGCCGGAATTGATGTCCAGTTCTCCCTGCAGGAGCTCGAATTGAATATTGCCAAGGCTCATGGCAGTCAGCAGACCCGTATCATTCAGGAACAGTTTGAACAGGTTTCTTTTTTCATTCAGACGGAGAGGAGATACAGGTGCCGATGTATTGTAGCAGGGGAGGGCGACGCCGGCTTCTTCCAGCCAGAGAAAGCTGCTTTCCAGGCCCCGCATCTGCTGTCCCTTTCCCAGCGCATTGAGACGGAACCGGCGGTTTTTGTCGTCCAGCTGAGAGGGAATGGAATCGAAAATCTGACGGATTTTCAAACTCATGAGCCCCTGTGCGTATTTGAAAATATCCTGCCGGTACAGGGACAGGATTTGTTTCTGAATATAGACGGTCTCTGTAATGTCCCGGGTACTGACATAGGTCTGCACCACTTCAGGCATTCCACCCACCACGATATACGTTTCAAAGATTCGCAGCATCCGGTCATGAACCGCACCTTGCACCGCCTGTCTTCTTTCAAAGCAGTCTTTGAGATACTGTATGGTTTCCAGCGGATAGTTCAGCGCCCAGAGAAACTCCTCAAAATCCATGGGATACATATTGAGCTGTTCCTCAAATCCTACCGGCAGAGATTTGACCGGATTATACTGGATCCCGAGAAGAGATCCCGTTTCCAGGTAATGTGCGGACCCTTCTTCGACCAGAAACTTAATGGCGGTTCTTGCCGCAGGACACTCCTGAATCTCATCCAGAATCACCAGCGTGTTTCCCGGGATGATGGATTGCCCGGTGTAGGCAGTCAGCTGAGTAAGGATCGTTTCCGCTGCTCCCTGACGGAAAATCCTGGCAGCTCCAGGATCGTTATAGAAATTGATTTCGATGACAGCGTCATAGTTCTGCTCGCCGAAATGTCTGGCCAGTGTGGATTTTCCCACCTGGCGGGCACCCATAAGGAACAGCGCCTTGGACCTGGCCCGTCTGTTTTTCCACTCCAGCAAATCCTGATACAGTTTTCGTTTCAGCATAAATTACACCGCCTTCACTTCTTTTAGAACATCTCTGATTTATGGAAAAATCAGTATTTTTACTGCTTTTTCTCAGGAATTATCAGTCATTTTACTGATTTTTCTAAAAAGAGCCTGCATGCACCTGTGACAGCGCCCACGGTAACCAGCCAGTTTTCCGCCGATCCCGCAATCCCCTACTGGCAAATACCTCAGGATCCGTGACTGAGGGAAGCGCAACGCCTTCCGGCGGTCTATAATGAAGAAGACATTGAACGCTCAAATCAAAGAGGCTGAAGGAGGAACTCATATGCTTCGAATCGGAATGCTGACCAGCGGCGGCGACTGCCAGGCCCTGAACGCCACCATGCGTGCAATTTACAAATCTGTGGCCCACAACGCAAAGGAACCCTTTGAATTCTACGGATTCCAGGATGGGTACAAGGGCCTCATGTACAACAAATACAGAATGCTGACAGGGGATGACTTCACGGGAATCCTCACCGTCGGCGGGACGATCCTCGGCACAAGCCGGGTACCGTTCAAGGACATCCGCAAGCCGGATGAAAACGGCAACGACAAAGTCGAGATGATGAAACATACCTACAACGAGCTGGAGCTCGACTGTCTGGTGGTGCTGGGCGGCAACGGTTCCCTGAAGACCGCCAACCTGCTCTCCCAGGAGGGACTGAATGTCATCGCCATGCCCAAGACCATCGACAACGATCTCTGGGGAACGGACATGACCTTCGGGTTCCAGTCCGCGGTGGACATTGCCACGAGGGCAATCGACGAGATCCACACCACGGCATCCAGTCACGGACGGGTGTTCATTGTGGAGATCATGGGGCACAAAACCGGCTGGCTGCCGCTGAATGCAGGCATTGCCGGCGGCGCGGACATCATTCTGCTGCCGGAGATCCCCTACAGCATGGACAAGATCGTGGAGGTCATTGAGAAGAAGAAGACCAACAACGCCGGCCGGTTCATGATCCTGGCGGTGGCCGAAGGCGCCATTTCCCAGGAGGACAAGAAGCTGTCCAAGAAGGAATACAAGAAGCAGCTGCAGAACTACATGTTCCCGTCGGTGTCCTACAAACTCGCGGCGGAGATCGAAGAACGCACGGGGCGGGAAGTCCGCGTCACGGTGCCCGGGCACACACAGCGCGGTGGCATGCCGGATGCCTACGACCGGGTTTTTGCCAGCCGTCTGGGATCTGAAGGCGGGCGTATGATCTGCGAAGGTGCCTTCGGGTTCATGGTGGCATACAGAAACCGGGAAATTGTCCGGGTTCCCCTGGAAGATGCCGCCGGCAAGCTGAAGCTCGTGCAGCCGGATTCGACGATCATCAACGAAGCCCGTATGCTGGGGATCAGTTTCGGAGACTGACATGCCGGCATTTCCGATGTTTGTGGATCTCTCACAGAAATCGGTGCTCATTGTCGGCGGCGGTCAGATTGCCCTGCATAAAGCAAAAGCCCTGGAGCCCTTTGGCCCAAGGCTCTTTGTTGTCGCACCGGATGTGGACACCGCCTTTGATGAGATGCCCTCTGTCACGGTGCGTAGAAAGGAATACAGCGAGGATGATCTGAAGGGCATGGATATGGTCGTAGCTGCCACGGATGATTATTGCCTCAATGCACAGGTGGCGGCGGATGCCGGAAAACACCAATTGCCGGTGAATGTGGTGGATGAACCGGATCTGTGCGGGTTTTATTTCGGCAGCATGATCACCGAAGGAGATCTGACTGTTGCAGTTTCCACGGATGGGGCCAGTCCTGCCGCAGCCAGAGAGCTGAAAAAGAGGATCCGGGAGGTACTGCCCAGGGATGTGGAAGCATCTCTGGCGGTGATGAAGGCCCTGCGGCCCTTGGTAAAGCGGGTGTATCCGGATCAGAAACAGCGAAGTCGGGTGCTCAATGGGCTCACGAAGCGGGTGATGGAGGCGGATGCGGTGTGTGAGGGAGAGACAGAGAAAAAATAGGGGAGTCAGTCAGCTTTAGCGGCATTCCGAATCTGTCTACAGCAGCGGACAGGCACAGGAGCTCAGATCAGACCATCTGTCCGGACAGTACAGGTGGAACAGGGGGACAGCCGTAACAGGTGACCGGATATGTAAAAGCCGCAGGACGTTACGCAGTATTGCGCATAGGTCCTGCGGCTTTTGTCGTGATGAAGGATGCAGCCGCCATGAATATCAGGCAGGGAGACAGGCAGCTGTATGGTCGCTGATCTCTCTCTGTCGAAGTTGGAATGGACTCCAACTTTTGGTGAAATCTGCCGCCAGTTGGAGTGCGTTTGCATACTGCCGGGGCAACCTTTCCCGGTGGTTTCCCATGGTATTTGCCAAAATGTATCCCCTATATGGCGGTTGATTCATCATCCCAATCAAACAGTACCCCGGATACGATGTTCAGTCTGATGAGAAACAGAACGCAAGATGGCAAGATAACAATATGATTACCAATTGATGGACAGATAAACAAAATATAAGTAAAATTGAGACTGGGTTTAGTAATACTCCAAAGAGGTGATGACCATGCATGTTACTCCATCTTTTGTTGAATCAGTATTATCTGCCTATCCGTTTGCACTGCTCATGATTCGTGATGAGAATTTGCCGGAGGAATCAGAGCTGAAAACAATCTCCAGACTGATCATTCAGTTTTATGCTCAGTGGGCCATCCGTCTGGATTCACTGGAGAAAGAAGCAATTGAGCTCCGTTACTTTAAGCGGAAGTCATTGGCAGAGATTGCAGCCGAACTGGGATATGAGAACCACAGCTCTGCAAAACGGCTTATTGACCACACCGTGAACCGAATAGCTGAGAATGTCAGAAGCATCTGATATAAGCTATTTATAAGGATTTAATTCGGATATATAGCACATATGTGCCTGAATATTTCGTTATTCTGAATATGCAGACAACGACCGGTCATATTGTCTGAACAGAAAGAATGGTGATTATTTTATGGCAGACAGCTTTGTACTGGAAGCACAGAAGTATCTGAATGAAACGTATGGACACAACAGCAACTGGGTTCATCTGGACGAAAACGGTATGACGGGTGGATTGATGATGGAAGGCCTGGTCAGGGCGTTTCAGATCGAGCATGGAGTTCCCAGCGTTACGGGATATCTTGGACCCTATACAGTGAATATCATGCGTTCTCTGAATGACATTGAAAAAATGGATCCTTCAGACGAACCTTCCAGCGATGTGAAACTGATTCAATGCGCGCTGTTCTGCAAAGGGTATCACGCAGGAGGAATCACAGGCATTTATTACACAAATGGTGTAAATGCCGTCAAACAGTATCAGGAAGATGCCGGGTTCAAAACCAGCGGTGTGATTGACTGGAAAGTCTGGCAGGGACTTTTCTCCATGGGCTGGTTTCAGCTTGTTCCAGGAGGAGATCCAACGCTTCGTGTAATTCAGCGAAGCATCAATGCGGACTGGTCCTCAGTCATTGGTGTCCAGCCATGTGAAGGCGTCATGAGCCGGAATACAGCTCTGTCTCTCATTGGATGCCTGCAGGGTGCACTGAATCTACAGACATGGATCCCGGACCTCACTTCTGTGGTCTTCGGGCCTGCCACTCAGTCGGCATTCTCTCAGCATCCTCTTTACGAAGGATGCTCAGAACCGGCACTGGTGAAGATTGCAAAATATGCGCTGTACTTTTACGGATTTAGCCAGACTGAATTCTCCGGTACCTTTACCAGTGGAATGCGGCTCAACGTTGCAAACTTCCAGAAAGAGTACGGACTGACAGGACTGGATGGGGTGATTTCAGGACAAATTCATCTGACTACAATGATGTCTCTGCTGACCAGCAGAGGCAATCCCAACCGTCCCTGCACAGGCGGAGATACTTCACAGATCCTGTCCAGACAGATGTGTGACAACCTGAAAGCAGCCGGATACAACGTAATTGGACGCTATCTGACTGGAACAGTTGGCGTGGGTGCGGCAGAACGCCCGAAATCCCTCACACCCGAAGAAATCAGGAATATTCAGGATGCAGGACTGTCGGTTTTTCCCATCTATCAGAATGGCGGGTATTATGCTGACTATTTCAAAATCAGTGGACGCGGATCCTATGATGCGGTGACAGCGCTGCGGACTGCATCTGTCCTGGGATTTCCGGAAGAAACAGTGATCTATTTCGCGGTGGATTTCGACTGCATGAGTTATCAGACCGAGTCACTGATCATTCCATATTTCAGACAGATCGCGAATGCCTTCAGACAAGCCGCGTTCAATCCCAAAAACTACAAAATCGGTATATATGGACCCCGTGAAGTCTGCAGGCAGATTTCAGCAGAAGGTCTGGCGGAGTATTCATTCGTTGCGGATATGTCCACCGGATTCTCTGGAAATCTCGGATTCCCGATTCCCTCCAACTGGGCTTTTGATCAGTTTGATCAATTCACGTTTGGGCCTTCTCCCGCTTTTCCCCTTGATAAAGTGGCAGTATCCGGTCGTGATGGAGGAGCGCGAAAGAATGATGTGGGCGGATCTGTGACCACTGCGGAAATGCTGCAGGAAGCCCGAAGCAAGTTTACACGTCGAGTATTGTCTGCGCTTGGTTTTACAGCCAGAAAGCGGATCGACTTTGAATTTGAAGTGGGTGAACAGGTTCTGCCACCAGTATCCTCTGGAGGATTAATCATCTACCCGAGCATAAAAGAAACCGTCACAGTTCCATTTGGAGAAGATGATAGTGGTGTTATTTCTGTAAATACTCTGGACGGGAAACTTGATATCGATCTCACAACCACATTGGCTGAGATTCAAAATGTATGCGACAGTAACTCGATTAGTATAGATTTATCAGCAATGCTGAAAAATATCAGCTATGCAATTCGGAGCGGTGCAATGAAATACACCTATACGATTAATTCCGACGGTTCAGCAACTTTTGATATTTCCATTGGTACAGACGATCTGCAGTCAGTAGAAGGAGTAGCGGGAAGTATCGGTATTGTGCTAAGTATGAATATTAAGTTCACAGATTCAAATGCCTATGAATGGGTTAGAGAAAGTGAAAAGCAGAAATATACAGTAGCAGCAATGGCGTTTGTTGTTTTACTTCCAATTACAAATCCCATATTGATTGAACAAGCAAAAATTGTTCTGGTGAAAATCGTTGAGACTCTGTCTTTTGGAAGACTCATTCTGCAGGGAAGTCGAAAGAAAGAATGATAGTCTGCAAGATAATAACAAGATAATAAAAGGAATCAGTCTGGGTCATTCAAGTAATCAGTATCATATTGCTGAGAGAAGTGGAATCTGTGAATTGAGACAGACTTCAGAATTTGCTTCCTATTAGTACTAAAAATGGTATAAATATCTTACGGAGAAGAAATCCGGTTTAGTAGTTAGCCGGATTTTCTTTTGTATTGCCTTATATACTACGACAGCTATTTTTGTATGCACTATGCCATCATTCTTGATTTCCCAATATAGAAAGGAAATATATGAAAAATCAGTCTTCTGTCACTGGCACGGCAACTCAATACAGAAGAATGTCTGTTTTCTGGAAAGCCGTGATGCCTGTTTCCCTGTTTATGCCATTGTTGTGCGGTGTCTGTGCTTCACTTTGGCTATTCGTTTCTGGATTGTCGTTTCTCTCTGTGGTTGTTCTTCTCCTATACGTGGCGGTGTACAGACCCCGGAAAAAGGACCTGGCGCAGCTGAGAGTCCGTCCGGATTCCTGTCCCTTTGCAGCTTCTGAGGCAGGCATTGCCTTTCCTGACTCGGATTTGACAGTAAACTGGAACCAAATCCGGAGTTGGGCAGGGGAAAAAGAAGGCGTAGTTGCCACGCTTGACTTCTCGCCCTTTGACCTGCCCGATACGCTGGAGACCAGAGTCCTGGTCCATGAAAACGGGATTTCCTGCAGGTTGACACCAGACTCTCATCAGGACAGACAGGTCCTGATCCAGCTGTTTCGTTCTTTTGGACCGTACCGTGAAGGAGAGAAACAATGAAACTCAAATGTCTGTTTCCTGAACATGTACCTGGAGGTCTGCGGCTGAAATTTCTGCAGAAGGCCAGATTTGCCTGGGTTTTCCCCCTGGTCATAGCTGGTATTGTGACTGCAGCTTCTCTTGTTTCTCCAATGGACCAGACCCAGTGGTTCTGGACCGTTGGTATTGTTTTGGTTCTTGTTCTCCTGGCTCTGGTGAGCCTGGTGACTGTCCTGTATGCGGGTCTGGGACATAAGGTATGTTTTCCCAACGCCTCTAAGACCGCAGAGGTCTTCTGCAATCTGAGTGAAACAGGACTTGCTTTTGAATCTGAGGATCCAGGTGTGATTTATATCCCCAATGTGGACTGGAGTGAAGTCCCGCTGTACCAGATTGAAGGGTATGACCTGTATCTGAGTCCCGCAGGAGGAGGTCCGGTCATGATCGTGCTGGATCTTCGTGGGATCTCTCTGCAGGAAATGAGATCCCTGACAGACTTGCTGAAAGCCAGTTCCCTTGTGAAAGTATGAGTTCCGACGGTGATTGAGGAGAATGGAAATGGAAAATGAAATAGTGATCAAAGGGCACGCCAGGCCTTATCGGTTTTTTTCCGTTTCCTGATTGCGGGGTATATCGTTCTGTTCATCCCTCCGCTTTTGTTGTTGCTGATAATTCTGAGTTCACTTTTGGTGGGGGGAGAACCGGTGATGGGATCGGCTTCCCTGATTGCGCTGCTGGTTTGCACCGTTCAGTTGATTCGAGGCTACCGAAACCTGTCCAAGGAAACACCTGGTTTCTTTACCGCATCCGCTGCCGGCATTGAATTTACCGGTACAGATACTGTCATTGGTTGGAAACAGGTCAGGAAGTGGTCCAGAAAACGAAAGGGAATTCTGATAACTCTGGAAGCTGGACCATACAGAT includes the following:
- a CDS encoding glycoside hydrolase domain-containing protein; translation: MADSFVLEAQKYLNETYGHNSNWVHLDENGMTGGLMMEGLVRAFQIEHGVPSVTGYLGPYTVNIMRSLNDIEKMDPSDEPSSDVKLIQCALFCKGYHAGGITGIYYTNGVNAVKQYQEDAGFKTSGVIDWKVWQGLFSMGWFQLVPGGDPTLRVIQRSINADWSSVIGVQPCEGVMSRNTALSLIGCLQGALNLQTWIPDLTSVVFGPATQSAFSQHPLYEGCSEPALVKIAKYALYFYGFSQTEFSGTFTSGMRLNVANFQKEYGLTGLDGVISGQIHLTTMMSLLTSRGNPNRPCTGGDTSQILSRQMCDNLKAAGYNVIGRYLTGTVGVGAAERPKSLTPEEIRNIQDAGLSVFPIYQNGGYYADYFKISGRGSYDAVTALRTASVLGFPEETVIYFAVDFDCMSYQTESLIIPYFRQIANAFRQAAFNPKNYKIGIYGPREVCRQISAEGLAEYSFVADMSTGFSGNLGFPIPSNWAFDQFDQFTFGPSPAFPLDKVAVSGRDGGARKNDVGGSVTTAEMLQEARSKFTRRVLSALGFTARKRIDFEFEVGEQVLPPVSSGGLIIYPSIKETVTVPFGEDDSGVISVNTLDGKLDIDLTTTLAEIQNVCDSNSISIDLSAMLKNISYAIRSGAMKYTYTINSDGSATFDISIGTDDLQSVEGVAGSIGIVLSMNIKFTDSNAYEWVRESEKQKYTVAAMAFVVLLPITNPILIEQAKIVLVKIVETLSFGRLILQGSRKKE
- a CDS encoding ATP-binding protein, which codes for MLKRKLYQDLLEWKNRRARSKALFLMGARQVGKSTLARHFGEQNYDAVIEINFYNDPGAARIFRQGAAETILTQLTAYTGQSIIPGNTLVILDEIQECPAARTAIKFLVEEGSAHYLETGSLLGIQYNPVKSLPVGFEEQLNMYPMDFEEFLWALNYPLETIQYLKDCFERRQAVQGAVHDRMLRIFETYIVVGGMPEVVQTYVSTRDITETVYIQKQILSLYRQDIFKYAQGLMSLKIRQIFDSIPSQLDDKNRRFRLNALGKGQQMRGLESSFLWLEEAGVALPCYNTSAPVSPLRLNEKRNLFKLFLNDTGLLTAMSLGNIQFELLQGELDINSGSILENVFAQALASKGLDLFYYDSKSTGELDFVVQNGKDIDILEIKSGKDYKKHRALDKALQVKDWQFQRKIVFCKSDVKAEGEILYLPFYMIMFYALKEQQRLIWDPLVPDFN
- a CDS encoding 6-phosphofructokinase; amino-acid sequence: MLRIGMLTSGGDCQALNATMRAIYKSVAHNAKEPFEFYGFQDGYKGLMYNKYRMLTGDDFTGILTVGGTILGTSRVPFKDIRKPDENGNDKVEMMKHTYNELELDCLVVLGGNGSLKTANLLSQEGLNVIAMPKTIDNDLWGTDMTFGFQSAVDIATRAIDEIHTTASSHGRVFIVEIMGHKTGWLPLNAGIAGGADIILLPEIPYSMDKIVEVIEKKKTNNAGRFMILAVAEGAISQEDKKLSKKEYKKQLQNYMFPSVSYKLAAEIEERTGREVRVTVPGHTQRGGMPDAYDRVFASRLGSEGGRMICEGAFGFMVAYRNREIVRVPLEDAAGKLKLVQPDSTIINEARMLGISFGD
- a CDS encoding precorrin-2 dehydrogenase/sirohydrochlorin ferrochelatase family protein, which translates into the protein MPAFPMFVDLSQKSVLIVGGGQIALHKAKALEPFGPRLFVVAPDVDTAFDEMPSVTVRRKEYSEDDLKGMDMVVAATDDYCLNAQVAADAGKHQLPVNVVDEPDLCGFYFGSMITEGDLTVAVSTDGASPAAARELKKRIREVLPRDVEASLAVMKALRPLVKRVYPDQKQRSRVLNGLTKRVMEADAVCEGETEKK